From a region of the Dickeya poaceiphila genome:
- a CDS encoding ANR family transcriptional regulator: MNTAYTTAANKAVAHERAYEFHNAGMMWLAAQRYASGKNIEHCELRAEFCQKFGKYLERDND; the protein is encoded by the coding sequence ATGAACACAGCATATACTACAGCTGCAAATAAAGCAGTTGCGCACGAACGCGCATATGAATTTCATAACGCAGGAATGATGTGGTTAGCTGCACAGCGCTATGCTTCTGGTAAAAATATCGAACACTGCGAATTACGTGCTGAATTTTGTCAGAAATTTGGTAAATATCTGGAGAGAGACAATGACTGA